Proteins from a single region of Streptomyces sp. HUAS 15-9:
- the dusB gene encoding tRNA dihydrouridine synthase DusB: MPTPASPLQIGPHTVQPPVVLAPMAGITNAPFRTLCREFSGGKGLFVSEMITTRALVERNEKTMQLIHFDATETPRSIQLYGVDPATVGKAVRMIAEEDLADHIDLNFGCPVPKVTRKGGGSALPYKRNLLRAILREAVSGAGDLPVTMKMRKGIDDDHITHLDAGRIAVEEGVTSIALHGRTTAQHYGGTADWDSIARLKEHVPEIPVLGNGDIWSAEDALRMVRETGCDGVVVGRGCLGRPWLFADLVAAFEGRTDDIERPSLREVADVMVRHATLLGEWIGDESRGVIDFRKHVAWYLKGFSVGSEMRKRLAITSSLQELRAGLDELDLDQPWPVGADGPRGRTSGNNRVVLPDGWLKDPYDCADVGEDAELDTSGG, encoded by the coding sequence ATGCCCACGCCCGCGTCCCCTCTCCAGATCGGCCCGCACACCGTCCAGCCGCCCGTCGTGCTGGCCCCCATGGCCGGTATCACCAACGCGCCCTTCCGCACCCTGTGCAGGGAGTTCAGCGGTGGCAAGGGCCTGTTCGTAAGCGAGATGATCACGACCCGGGCGCTGGTCGAGCGCAACGAGAAGACCATGCAGCTGATCCACTTCGACGCGACCGAGACGCCGCGCTCGATCCAGCTGTACGGCGTCGACCCGGCGACCGTCGGCAAGGCCGTCCGCATGATCGCGGAGGAGGACCTCGCCGACCACATCGACCTGAACTTCGGTTGCCCGGTCCCGAAGGTGACCCGCAAGGGCGGCGGCTCGGCCCTGCCCTACAAACGCAACCTGCTGCGGGCCATCCTGCGCGAGGCGGTCTCCGGCGCCGGTGACCTGCCGGTCACGATGAAGATGCGCAAGGGCATCGACGACGACCACATCACCCATCTCGACGCCGGAAGGATCGCGGTCGAGGAGGGCGTCACCTCCATCGCGCTGCACGGCCGTACCACCGCCCAGCACTACGGCGGCACGGCCGACTGGGACTCCATCGCCCGCCTCAAGGAGCACGTCCCGGAGATCCCGGTCCTCGGCAACGGCGACATCTGGTCGGCCGAGGACGCGCTGCGGATGGTGCGGGAGACGGGCTGTGACGGCGTGGTCGTCGGCCGTGGCTGCCTGGGCCGGCCGTGGCTGTTCGCGGACCTGGTGGCGGCGTTCGAGGGCCGGACCGACGACATCGAGCGGCCTTCCCTGCGCGAGGTCGCCGACGTCATGGTCCGGCACGCCACCCTGCTCGGGGAGTGGATCGGCGACGAGTCGCGGGGTGTCATCGACTTCCGCAAGCACGTCGCCTGGTATCTGAAGGGCTTCTCGGTCGGCTCCGAGATGCGTAAGCGGCTCGCGATCACCTCCTCGCTCCAGGAGCTGCGGGCCGGCCTCGACGAACTGGACCTCGACCAGCCCTGGCCCGTCGGCGCCGACGGGCCCCGCGGCCGTACGTCCGGCAACAACCGGGTGGTGCTGCCGGACGGCTGGCTGAAGGACCCGTACGACTGTGCCGACGTCGGCGAGGACGCCGAGCTGGACACCTCCGGCGGCTGA
- a CDS encoding ROK family protein produces MTGQPGRTGRGGSQASAGDLLELVRSGRAITRGALQQATGLSRATVGQRLDRLFRAGWLREGAGGPVDSPLGGRPSITLEFDDSHAVVLAADLDTRHARAAVLSLTGEILAEHSGTLVIEDGPEVVLGELGHWFSELLEKAGHRADEVCGIGLAVPGPVDSETGRVVQPPIMPGWDGYDIRGRLSRAFTEHTGAAAVPVLVDNDANLMAYGEQRTGHPDCSAFVLIKVSTGIGAGVVVDGSIFRGADGGAGDIGHIRVGAEALCRCGSYGCLAAVASGGAVARRLAEAGVPAASGSDVRDLLASGHPKAAALAREAGRRVGDVLATVVTLLNPGVLMIAGDLAGTPFLTGVRELLYQRALPRSTAHLDVVTSRLGERAGLVGAGALVVEHLYAPERVEERLTALGM; encoded by the coding sequence ATGACTGGACAGCCCGGCAGGACCGGCAGAGGTGGCAGTCAGGCCAGCGCCGGCGATCTGCTCGAACTGGTGCGCAGCGGGCGGGCGATCACACGTGGTGCCCTGCAGCAGGCCACCGGGCTGTCCCGGGCCACCGTCGGACAGCGCCTCGACCGGCTGTTCCGGGCCGGCTGGCTGCGCGAGGGAGCCGGCGGTCCGGTCGACTCGCCGCTCGGCGGGCGCCCCTCCATCACCCTGGAGTTCGACGACTCGCACGCGGTGGTCCTCGCCGCCGACCTCGACACCCGGCACGCCCGCGCGGCCGTCCTGTCCCTGACCGGCGAGATCCTCGCCGAGCACTCCGGCACGCTGGTCATCGAGGACGGCCCCGAGGTCGTACTGGGCGAACTCGGCCACTGGTTCTCCGAGTTGCTGGAGAAGGCGGGACACCGGGCCGACGAGGTGTGCGGGATCGGGCTCGCGGTGCCGGGACCGGTCGACAGCGAGACCGGCCGGGTCGTACAGCCGCCGATCATGCCGGGCTGGGACGGCTACGACATACGCGGCCGCCTCTCCCGCGCCTTCACCGAGCACACCGGCGCCGCCGCCGTGCCGGTGCTCGTGGACAACGACGCGAACCTCATGGCGTACGGCGAGCAGCGCACCGGACACCCCGACTGCTCGGCCTTCGTGCTCATCAAGGTGTCCACCGGCATAGGCGCCGGCGTCGTGGTGGACGGCTCGATCTTCCGGGGCGCCGACGGCGGCGCCGGGGACATCGGGCACATCCGGGTGGGCGCGGAGGCGCTGTGCCGGTGCGGTTCGTACGGCTGTCTCGCCGCCGTCGCCAGCGGTGGCGCCGTGGCCCGGCGGCTGGCGGAGGCCGGTGTCCCGGCGGCCTCCGGCTCGGACGTACGGGATCTGCTGGCCTCCGGGCACCCGAAGGCGGCCGCGCTCGCCCGGGAGGCCGGGCGCCGGGTCGGGGACGTGCTTGCGACGGTCGTGACCCTGCTCAACCCCGGCGTGCTGATGATCGCCGGAGATCTGGCCGGAACACCCTTCCTCACCGGTGTCCGGGAACTGCTGTACCAGCGGGCGCTGCCCCGCTCGACGGCCCATCTGGATGTCGTCACCTCGCGGCTCGGGGAGCGGGCCGGGCTGGTCGGCGCGGGTGCGCTGGTCGTGGAGCACCTGTACGCACCTGAGCGGGTGGAGGAGCGGCTGACGGCGCTCGGGATGTGA
- a CDS encoding helix-turn-helix transcriptional regulator — MTSMTEEAPGRPVRGSEIRRHELATFLRSRRERISPEQVGLPRGARRRTPGLRREEVAHLSAVGVTWYTWLEQARDIQVSVQVLDALARTLRLDASERAHLFQLAGATDPTPAASSQTVTPALREMLRRLEPVPACIQNSRYDILAYNRTYGRMLGDLDAVPPEDRNCMLLVHTNPDWRQAIVHLEETRRLMAARLRASMAGHLGEPAWKMLIKRLTAESAEFRANWDRYEVVNARTKIKYFRNRDVGLLTVEHTDLWLSPEAGARMVTYVPVDEESRERLEKLYALVLADQEQGQDQAMMPAASLTSGD, encoded by the coding sequence ATGACGTCCATGACCGAAGAGGCGCCCGGTCGGCCGGTACGGGGCTCGGAGATCCGGCGGCACGAGCTGGCCACCTTTCTGCGCAGCCGCCGTGAGCGGATCTCCCCGGAGCAGGTGGGGCTGCCGCGCGGCGCGCGCCGCCGGACCCCGGGCCTGCGCCGCGAGGAGGTCGCGCACCTCTCCGCGGTCGGTGTGACCTGGTACACCTGGCTCGAACAGGCGAGGGACATCCAGGTCTCCGTACAGGTGCTGGACGCGCTGGCCCGCACGCTCAGGCTCGACGCCAGCGAACGCGCCCACCTCTTCCAGCTGGCCGGCGCCACCGACCCCACGCCCGCCGCGAGCAGCCAGACCGTGACCCCGGCCCTGCGCGAGATGCTGCGCCGCCTCGAGCCCGTCCCGGCCTGCATCCAGAACAGCCGGTACGACATCCTCGCCTACAACCGCACCTACGGCCGCATGCTCGGCGACCTCGACGCCGTACCGCCCGAGGACCGCAACTGCATGCTGCTCGTCCACACCAACCCGGACTGGCGGCAGGCGATCGTCCATCTGGAGGAGACAAGGCGGCTCATGGCCGCGCGGCTGCGCGCCTCGATGGCCGGTCATCTCGGCGAGCCCGCCTGGAAGATGCTGATCAAGCGGCTGACGGCGGAGTCGGCGGAGTTCCGCGCCAACTGGGACCGGTACGAGGTCGTCAACGCCCGCACCAAGATCAAGTACTTCCGCAACCGGGACGTGGGCCTGCTCACCGTGGAGCACACGGACCTGTGGCTGAGCCCGGAGGCCGGGGCCCGGATGGTGACGTACGTGCCGGTGGACGAGGAGTCCCGGGAGCGGCTGGAGAAGCTGTACGCCCTCGTCCTCGCGGATCAGGAGCAGGGTCAGGATCAGGCGATGATGCCCGCCGCCTCCCTGACCTCCGGCGACTGA
- a CDS encoding MGH1-like glycoside hydrolase domain-containing protein: MDHTAQLTARPTERAIAYDPPLPADAPHVRAARVLADNWTGTSTVPSRSLYPHQWSWDSAFIAIGLRHLSPLRAQTELETLLAAQWADGRVPHIVFNPSVPLDAYFPSPDFWRSSTAGRAAGAPRTVQTSGIVQPPVHALAAWLVHRADPGLSRARGFLARVYPRLASWHRYLLHRRDLGGGGLASVVHPWEQGMDNSPCWDAPLSRVTPAPARSFRRADLDHGAPEDRPTDLDYGRYVRLAADYRDRGYADGPGEFAVEDPAFNALLIVSEHALARIAHELGATGTARHARAERLTAALVERLWDPEAGIFLCRDVRDGALIPERGVSGLVPLLLPELPREIVTALLAALGGPHFGLGDSTRLVPSYDLLGEAFDPHRYWRGPAWFNTSWLVERGLRVHGERERADALREAVVETADATGFAEYVDPYTGEACGATGFGWTAALALDLLHEPPGLGKTPAHDVSGAGTGTFHRSDKGGDRG; this comes from the coding sequence GTGGATCACACTGCCCAGCTCACCGCCCGCCCCACGGAGCGCGCCATTGCATACGATCCGCCTCTTCCGGCGGACGCGCCGCACGTCAGGGCCGCCCGGGTGCTGGCGGACAACTGGACCGGCACCTCCACGGTGCCCTCGCGCAGTCTGTATCCGCACCAGTGGTCGTGGGACTCCGCGTTCATCGCGATCGGGCTGCGGCATCTGTCGCCCCTGCGGGCCCAGACGGAGCTGGAGACGCTGCTGGCCGCCCAGTGGGCCGACGGGCGCGTCCCGCACATCGTGTTCAACCCCTCCGTACCGCTCGACGCCTACTTCCCGAGCCCCGACTTCTGGCGCTCCTCGACCGCGGGGCGGGCCGCGGGCGCCCCGCGCACCGTACAGACCTCGGGCATCGTGCAGCCACCGGTGCACGCGCTGGCGGCCTGGCTGGTGCACCGCGCCGACCCGGGGCTGTCGCGGGCCCGCGGCTTCCTGGCCCGCGTCTACCCACGGCTGGCCTCCTGGCACCGCTATCTGCTGCACCGGCGGGACCTGGGCGGCGGCGGACTCGCGTCCGTCGTGCACCCCTGGGAACAGGGTATGGACAACAGCCCCTGCTGGGACGCCCCGCTGTCCCGCGTCACCCCGGCCCCGGCCCGCTCCTTCCGCCGCGCCGACCTCGACCACGGCGCGCCGGAGGACCGGCCGACGGATCTGGACTACGGGCGGTACGTGCGGCTGGCGGCCGACTACCGGGACCGCGGATACGCCGACGGGCCGGGCGAGTTCGCGGTCGAGGACCCGGCCTTCAACGCCCTGCTCATCGTCTCGGAGCACGCATTGGCCAGGATCGCCCACGAACTCGGCGCGACGGGCACGGCCCGGCACGCGCGCGCGGAGCGGCTGACGGCGGCGCTGGTGGAGCGGCTGTGGGACCCGGAGGCGGGCATCTTCCTGTGCCGGGACGTGCGCGACGGCGCTCTGATCCCGGAGCGCGGCGTGTCCGGTCTCGTCCCGCTGCTCCTGCCCGAGCTGCCGCGCGAGATCGTCACCGCTCTCCTCGCCGCCCTCGGCGGCCCGCACTTCGGACTCGGGGACAGCACCCGCCTGGTACCCAGCTACGACCTCCTCGGCGAGGCCTTCGACCCGCACCGCTACTGGCGGGGCCCGGCCTGGTTCAACACGAGCTGGCTGGTGGAACGCGGGCTGCGGGTGCACGGCGAGCGCGAGCGGGCGGACGCGCTGCGGGAGGCGGTCGTGGAGACGGCCGACGCGACCGGGTTCGCCGAGTACGTCGATCCGTACACCGGCGAGGCGTGCGGCGCGACCGGCTTCGGCTGGACCGCCGCCCTCGCGCTGGATCTGCTGCACGAGCCACCAGGACTTGGCAAAACCCCGGCGCACGACGTGTCCGGGGCGGGAACCGGAACGTTCCACAGGAGTGACAAGGGAGGGGACCGGGGATGA
- a CDS encoding amylo-alpha-1,6-glucosidase, protein MTDRHHLLVHGETFAAVGDRGDISGVRGNSSPDGLFVRDARHLSRWQLTIDGAVPEALTPVADGDGARCVLVPRGGRTEPPAHTLFREQAVGDASFVESLRVTSNRPVPTTVRLAITADADFADQFELRSDHRTYTKSGVVRSRQVLDDGVEFTYRRGEWRSCTAIMSDPAPDGVEETGTGARRLVWTLDLEPHGTTELVLRVIARPHGEKRALRVPRSPAAVNEQLLALEGEFVEGVAFPTGWPELAAACARGLADLAALQVPATGPDGEELRVPAAGAPWFLTLLGRDALLTSLFALPYRPRLAAATLPALAATQATETGTSSVAQPGKIVHEVRHGELAHFGQVPFRRYYGSVDATPLFLILLGAYVEQTGDSALARRLEPHARAAVGWMLDHGGLTSRGYLVYRADRGGLANQNWKDSPGAICSADGTRASGPVMAAGAQGYAYDALRRTASVARAVWEDETYAALLEQAAADLRDRFQRDFWMPEHSFPALALDGTGRQVDALASDAGHLLWSGLLDKEYGEVVGRRLLEPDFFSGWGVRTLASGQPAYHPLSYHRGSVWPHDNALITLGLARYGLHDEARTVAHALVDAATATGHRLPEVLAGYGRETHAEPVPYPHACVRESRSAAAPLALLTAVGGA, encoded by the coding sequence ATGACGGACCGGCATCACCTGCTCGTGCACGGCGAGACCTTCGCCGCCGTCGGCGACCGTGGTGACATCAGCGGCGTACGGGGCAACAGCTCCCCGGACGGGTTATTCGTGCGCGACGCCCGACACCTCAGCCGCTGGCAGCTGACGATCGACGGCGCGGTGCCCGAGGCGCTCACACCGGTCGCGGACGGGGACGGGGCGCGCTGTGTGCTCGTACCGCGCGGTGGCCGCACGGAGCCGCCCGCGCACACCCTCTTCCGTGAACAGGCCGTCGGCGACGCGTCGTTCGTCGAGTCGCTGCGGGTGACCAGCAACCGCCCGGTGCCGACCACGGTGCGCCTGGCCATCACCGCCGACGCCGACTTCGCCGACCAGTTCGAGCTCCGCTCCGACCACCGCACCTACACCAAGAGCGGCGTCGTACGCTCCCGCCAGGTCCTCGACGACGGCGTGGAGTTCACCTACCGGCGCGGTGAGTGGCGCTCCTGTACGGCCATCATGTCCGACCCGGCCCCGGACGGCGTCGAGGAGACCGGCACCGGCGCCCGGCGCCTCGTCTGGACCCTGGACCTCGAACCGCACGGCACGACGGAGCTGGTGCTGCGCGTCATCGCCCGGCCGCACGGCGAGAAGCGCGCGCTGCGCGTGCCGCGTTCCCCGGCCGCCGTGAACGAGCAACTCCTGGCGTTGGAGGGCGAGTTCGTGGAGGGCGTGGCCTTCCCGACGGGCTGGCCGGAGCTGGCGGCGGCCTGTGCCCGCGGGCTCGCCGACCTCGCCGCGCTCCAGGTCCCGGCGACCGGCCCCGACGGCGAGGAACTGCGCGTACCGGCGGCCGGGGCGCCCTGGTTCCTGACCCTCCTCGGCCGGGACGCCCTCCTCACCTCCCTCTTCGCCCTCCCCTACCGCCCCCGGCTGGCCGCCGCCACGCTTCCCGCGCTGGCCGCCACCCAGGCGACGGAGACGGGGACGTCCTCGGTGGCCCAGCCCGGCAAGATCGTGCACGAGGTGCGGCACGGGGAGCTGGCGCACTTCGGGCAGGTGCCGTTCCGGCGCTACTACGGCTCCGTCGACGCGACCCCGTTGTTCCTCATCCTGCTCGGCGCGTACGTCGAGCAGACCGGGGACTCGGCCCTGGCCCGCCGTCTGGAGCCGCACGCCCGTGCGGCGGTCGGCTGGATGCTGGACCACGGCGGGCTGACCTCGCGCGGCTATCTGGTCTACCGGGCCGACCGGGGCGGCCTCGCCAACCAGAACTGGAAGGACTCCCCCGGCGCCATCTGCTCGGCCGACGGCACCCGCGCGTCCGGCCCGGTGATGGCGGCGGGGGCCCAGGGGTACGCGTACGACGCGCTGCGCCGCACGGCGTCGGTGGCACGCGCCGTGTGGGAGGACGAGACCTACGCGGCCCTGCTCGAACAGGCCGCCGCCGACCTGCGCGACCGTTTCCAGCGGGACTTCTGGATGCCGGAGCACTCCTTCCCGGCGCTCGCGCTGGACGGGACGGGCCGCCAGGTCGACGCGCTGGCGTCCGACGCGGGGCATCTGCTGTGGTCCGGCCTCCTGGACAAGGAGTACGGCGAGGTGGTGGGCCGACGGCTCCTGGAACCGGACTTCTTCTCGGGCTGGGGCGTACGCACCCTGGCGTCCGGTCAGCCGGCGTACCACCCGCTGTCGTACCACCGGGGTTCGGTCTGGCCGCACGACAACGCGCTGATCACCCTGGGCCTGGCCCGCTACGGCCTGCACGACGAGGCCCGCACGGTCGCCCACGCCCTGGTCGACGCGGCCACCGCGACCGGCCACCGGCTCCCGGAGGTCCTGGCCGGCTACGGCCGCGAGACCCACGCGGAACCGGTCCCCTATCCCCACGCGTGCGTCCGGGAGTCCCGTTCCGCCGCGGCCCCGTTGGCGCTGCTCACGGCCGTCGGGGGCGCCTAG
- a CDS encoding CDP-alcohol phosphatidyltransferase has protein sequence MPQHTSTRQSRSTTGEPSGSAEGTAVKDPEDGTTDAEAFARDEFGARPEATGAGEAESAAAVSASAETGSKTTGTAGAGTKTTGTAGAGTKTTAAGAGTKTAGTAGAGTKTTAAGAGTKTTGTAGAGTKTTAAGAGTKTAGTAGAGTKTTGSEKAVPKAAGAGAARAVSAAEAKGSGSAAGKPVDDEPASVGSQAVGSTSVGAEAALAETGEAAAAVGEKGEPREGTGSDSSPRATVGPAPTAEADRTVADDAEADSADTGAAAPAAGEPDADAAPAAETTAETDPGAEAPATESPTTTASAPETPSTEAVPGTTPRSGGRIRRIWHGWRAEHPTAARVLSVATTVLSAVLVYVCLQVPNTLDALRPAEFMRLPAEAIMGAVVLLSLPRKPRLVVSALSGALLGAVAVLNMLDMGFNEYLGRRFNIILDWSLFGDARAYLKDSLGGTAEKGITVGVVVLVFLVITLVALATVRLGNLLVRHRARASRGALVVGTVWITCTALGLTVGGIPIASEHTASVLKLQARGVRDTLRDEAEFQKVAKVDKFGNTPADQLVPDLRGKDMIFTFIESYGRSAVEDPIEAPGVDSTLDARTAALAKAGFHAKSGWLTSATYGGSSWLGHSTTLSGLWISNQQRYRTVMASDHLSLTKVFKKTGDWDTVGVMPGVQKGWPEQKYYGLDKVYNAFQLGYEGPKFSWSTMPDQYALEQFQQRVHSQKRADGKQLMSEIILTSSHQPWAPIPKMVGWDRLGDGSVFKGIEAAGNKASDVIADTTRSRQEYGKSIQYSVTALTEWLERYGNDNTVLVFLGDHQPIARVSGNHASRDVPISIVAKDPKVLDKIADWNWTDGLRPAHNAPVWKMSSFRDRFLTAYGSTPHPKKG, from the coding sequence GTGCCTCAGCACACGAGCACGCGCCAGTCACGCAGTACGACCGGGGAACCCAGCGGCTCCGCCGAGGGGACCGCGGTCAAGGATCCGGAGGATGGGACGACCGACGCCGAAGCATTCGCCCGGGACGAGTTCGGGGCCCGGCCGGAGGCGACGGGGGCGGGGGAAGCCGAGTCGGCGGCCGCCGTTTCGGCTTCGGCGGAGACCGGATCGAAGACCACCGGCACGGCAGGAGCCGGGACGAAGACCACCGGCACGGCAGGAGCCGGAACGAAGACCACCGCGGCAGGAGCCGGAACGAAAACCGCCGGTACGGCAGGAGCCGGAACGAAAACCACCGCGGCAGGAGCCGGAACGAAAACCACCGGCACGGCAGGAGCCGGGACGAAAACCACCGCGGCAGGAGCCGGAACGAAAACCGCCGGTACGGCAGGAGCCGGGACGAAAACCACCGGTAGCGAGAAGGCCGTACCGAAGGCCGCCGGGGCGGGGGCAGCCAGGGCCGTGAGCGCGGCCGAGGCGAAGGGGAGCGGCTCCGCGGCCGGTAAGCCCGTGGACGACGAGCCCGCGTCTGTCGGTTCGCAGGCGGTCGGTTCAACGTCGGTCGGTGCCGAGGCGGCGCTTGCCGAGACGGGCGAGGCCGCGGCGGCCGTGGGTGAGAAGGGCGAGCCGCGAGAAGGCACCGGAAGCGACTCCTCGCCTCGCGCCACCGTCGGCCCGGCGCCCACCGCCGAGGCGGACCGCACCGTGGCGGACGACGCCGAAGCGGACAGCGCGGACACAGGCGCCGCGGCCCCCGCGGCCGGGGAACCCGACGCCGACGCGGCCCCCGCCGCCGAGACCACCGCCGAAACGGACCCCGGCGCCGAAGCTCCTGCCACCGAATCGCCCACCACCACGGCCTCCGCCCCCGAAACCCCCTCCACGGAAGCCGTCCCCGGGACAACCCCCCGTTCCGGCGGACGCATACGGCGGATCTGGCACGGCTGGCGGGCCGAGCACCCCACCGCCGCCCGTGTCCTCTCCGTCGCCACCACCGTGCTGTCCGCCGTCCTCGTCTACGTCTGTCTCCAGGTGCCGAACACCCTCGACGCCCTGCGGCCCGCCGAGTTCATGCGGCTGCCGGCCGAGGCCATCATGGGGGCGGTGGTGCTGCTCAGCCTGCCGCGCAAGCCCCGCCTCGTGGTGTCGGCGCTGTCCGGCGCGCTGCTCGGCGCGGTCGCCGTGCTGAACATGCTCGACATGGGGTTCAACGAATACCTGGGCCGCCGCTTCAACATCATCCTGGACTGGTCCCTGTTCGGCGACGCCCGCGCCTATCTCAAGGACTCGCTCGGCGGGACGGCCGAGAAGGGCATCACGGTCGGCGTCGTGGTCCTCGTGTTCCTCGTGATCACCCTCGTCGCCCTGGCCACCGTGCGGCTCGGCAACCTGCTGGTCAGGCACCGGGCCAGGGCCTCACGGGGCGCGCTGGTCGTCGGCACCGTCTGGATCACGTGCACCGCGCTCGGTCTCACCGTGGGTGGCATCCCGATCGCCTCCGAGCACACCGCCTCCGTGCTGAAGCTCCAGGCGCGGGGCGTGCGGGACACGCTCAGGGACGAGGCGGAGTTCCAGAAGGTCGCCAAGGTCGACAAGTTCGGGAACACCCCGGCCGACCAGCTGGTCCCCGATCTGCGCGGCAAGGACATGATCTTCACGTTCATCGAGAGCTACGGCCGCAGCGCCGTCGAGGACCCGATCGAGGCGCCCGGCGTCGACAGCACGCTCGACGCGCGCACGGCGGCCCTGGCGAAGGCCGGTTTCCACGCGAAGAGCGGCTGGCTGACGTCGGCGACCTACGGCGGCAGCAGCTGGCTCGGCCACTCCACCACGCTGTCCGGCCTGTGGATCAGCAACCAGCAGCGCTACCGCACGGTGATGGCCAGCGACCACCTGAGCCTGACCAAGGTGTTCAAGAAGACCGGTGACTGGGACACGGTCGGCGTGATGCCGGGCGTGCAGAAGGGCTGGCCGGAGCAGAAGTACTACGGCCTGGACAAGGTCTACAACGCCTTCCAGCTGGGCTATGAGGGACCGAAGTTCAGCTGGTCGACCATGCCCGACCAGTACGCCCTCGAACAGTTCCAGCAGCGGGTGCACAGCCAGAAGCGCGCCGACGGCAAGCAGCTGATGTCGGAGATCATCCTGACCTCCAGCCACCAGCCGTGGGCGCCGATCCCGAAGATGGTCGGCTGGGACCGGCTGGGCGACGGCTCGGTCTTCAAGGGCATCGAGGCGGCGGGCAACAAGGCCTCCGACGTCATCGCCGACACCACCAGGTCCCGGCAGGAGTACGGCAAGTCGATCCAGTACTCGGTGACCGCCCTGACCGAGTGGCTGGAGCGCTACGGCAACGACAACACCGTGCTCGTCTTCCTCGGCGACCACCAGCCCATCGCCCGGGTCAGCGGCAACCACGCCAGCCGTGACGTGCCGATCTCGATCGTCGCCAAGGACCCGAAGGTCCTCGACAAGATCGCCGACTGGAACTGGACGGACGGTCTGCGCCCCGCGCACAACGCGCCGGTGTGGAAGATGAGTTCCTTCCGCGACCGCTTCCTGACGGCGTACGGCTCGACCCCGCACCCCAAGAAGGGCTGA
- a CDS encoding MFS transporter, protein MPEFSPRRRQLVLAICCMSLLIVSLDVTALNVALPSMQRELGAGTSGLQWTIDAYTLVLASLLMLAGSTADRVGRKRVFMAGLIVFSLGSLLCSLAPSLDALIAFRMLQAIGGSMLNPVAMSIITNTFTDPRERARAIGVWGAVVGISMAAGPLVGGLLVESVGWRSIFWVNLPVGLAALLLTLRYVPESRAPKARRPDPVGQLLVIALFGSLTYAIIEAPSSGPGTVAPFGAVALVALLGLLWYEPRRDEPLIDLRFFRSVPFSGATVVAISAFAALGGFLFLSTLYLQNVRGLDALHAGLWMLPMAVPTFLCAPLSGRLVGSRGPRLPLLIAGLAMTTSGVLFAAFEAETSDTTLFAGYVLFGIGFGFVNAPITNTAVSGMPRAQAGVAAAVASTSRQLGQTLGVAVIGAVLASGVGSSPYRDAFVPAARPGWWILTVCGLAVLVVGMLTSGGWARRTAERTARRLQSPEVREAAGIIA, encoded by the coding sequence ATGCCTGAGTTCAGCCCTCGCCGACGCCAACTGGTCCTCGCGATCTGCTGTATGAGCCTGCTGATCGTGAGCCTCGACGTCACCGCCCTGAACGTCGCCCTGCCGTCGATGCAGCGCGAACTGGGCGCCGGTACGTCGGGACTGCAGTGGACGATCGACGCCTACACGCTGGTGCTGGCCTCGCTGCTGATGCTCGCGGGCTCCACGGCCGACCGGGTCGGCCGCAAGAGGGTCTTCATGGCGGGCCTGATCGTGTTCTCGCTCGGCTCGCTGCTCTGCTCCCTCGCGCCCAGCCTCGACGCGCTGATCGCGTTCCGCATGCTCCAGGCGATCGGCGGCTCCATGCTCAACCCGGTCGCCATGTCGATCATCACCAACACCTTCACCGACCCGCGTGAGCGCGCCCGCGCCATCGGCGTGTGGGGCGCGGTCGTCGGCATATCCATGGCCGCGGGACCGCTGGTCGGCGGACTGCTGGTGGAGTCGGTGGGCTGGCGCTCGATCTTCTGGGTCAATCTCCCGGTGGGCCTCGCCGCACTGCTCCTCACCCTGCGCTACGTCCCCGAGTCCCGCGCGCCCAAGGCCCGCCGCCCCGACCCCGTCGGCCAGCTGCTGGTGATCGCGCTGTTCGGCTCGCTGACGTACGCGATCATCGAGGCACCCTCCTCGGGCCCCGGCACGGTGGCCCCGTTCGGCGCCGTGGCCCTCGTCGCCCTGCTCGGGCTGCTCTGGTACGAGCCCCGGCGCGACGAGCCCCTGATCGATCTGCGCTTCTTCCGTTCGGTGCCGTTCAGCGGCGCCACGGTGGTCGCGATCAGCGCGTTCGCGGCGCTGGGCGGCTTCCTGTTCCTGTCCACGCTGTACCTGCAGAACGTACGCGGTCTCGACGCGCTGCACGCGGGACTGTGGATGCTGCCGATGGCGGTACCGACGTTCCTGTGCGCGCCGTTGTCCGGACGGCTGGTGGGCAGCCGGGGGCCGCGTCTGCCGCTGCTGATCGCGGGGCTGGCGATGACCACGAGCGGGGTGCTGTTCGCCGCGTTCGAGGCGGAGACGTCCGACACCACGCTGTTCGCCGGGTACGTCCTGTTCGGCATCGGCTTCGGCTTCGTCAACGCGCCTATCACCAACACGGCGGTGTCCGGGATGCCGCGCGCCCAGGCCGGGGTGGCCGCGGCCGTGGCCTCCACCAGCAGACAGCTGGGGCAGACCCTGGGCGTGGCCGTGATCGGGGCCGTACTGGCCTCCGGGGTGGGCTCGTCGCCGTACCGGGACGCGTTCGTGCCGGCGGCCCGGCCGGGGTGGTGGATCCTCACGGTGTGCGGCCTAGCGGTGCTCGTCGTCGGCATGCTCACCAGCGGCGGCTGGGCCCGCCGCACGGCCGAGCGCACCGCTCGGCGGCTTCAGTCGCCGGAGGTCAGGGAGGCGGCGGGCATCATCGCCTGA